The following nucleotide sequence is from Chromobacterium rhizoryzae.
TGGGTGGCGCTATTGCAAGAACACGTCGAGGAGTTGGCGGCGCTGGACTGCATCGACGCCGGCAAACCCATCACCGAATGTCTGAACACCGATCTGCCGGCCACGCTGGACACCTTCGGCTGGTACGCGGAGGCGATAGACAAGTGCTACGGCAAGGTGGCGCCCACCGGGCCGGAGGCGCTGGGCTTCATCGTCAAGGAGCCGATAGGCGTGGTGGGCGCGGTGCTGCCGTGGAACTTCCCGGCGCAGATGTACGCGTGGAAAGTGGCGCCGGCGCTGGCCGCCGGCAACTCGGTGGTGGTGAAGCCGGCCAAGCAGACCTCGCTCAGCGCCTATCGCATCACCCAGCTGGCGCATCAGGCCGGCATTCCCGCCGCGGCGCTGACCCTGGTCACCGGCTCCGGCCAGTCGGTGGGCGAGGCGTTGGGCCGGCATCCGGACGTGGACATGGTGTCCTTCACCGGCTCCACCGAAGTGGGGCGTTTGTTCCTGCAGTATTCCGCCGAGAGCAATCTGAAGGAAGTGGTGCTGGAGCTGGGCGGCAAGAGTCCGCAGCTGGTGTTCGAGGACGCCGAGCTGGACGAGATCGTCGACGACGTGTTGGCCGCGGCCTTCTGGAATATGAGCGAGAACTGCAGCTGCGGCTCGCGCTTGATCGTCGCCGCCAGCGTCAAGGACGCCTTGCTGGAGAAGCTCAAGCGGCGGCTGGCCGGCTGGAAGCTGGGCCTGCCCACCGACCCGACGGTGCAGGTGGGGCCGCTGGTGGAACAAGCCCACTTCGAGCGGGTGAAAGCCTATCTGGACGCGGCCAAGGCCGAGGGCGCGCGGCTGGTGCACGGCGGCCGCATCCACGCCGAGCTGGGCAGCGGCTGGTATATCGAACCCACCATTTTCGACCAGGTCGACGCCAAGATGCGCGTCTTCCAGGAGGAAATCTTCGGCCCGATCCTGGCGGTGAGCACCTTCGACAGCGAGGAAGAGGCGGTGCGCCTGGCCAACGACAGCGTCTACGGCCTGGCCGCCTCGCTGTACACCCGCGACGTCAGGCGCGCGCAGCGCGTGGCCGCCGCCTTGCGTGCCGGCACGGTGTCGGTCAACGGCTTCTCCGAGGGCGACATCACCACGCCCTTCGGCGGCTTCAAACAATCCGGCTTCGGCGGGCGCGACAAAGGCCTTGAGGCGCTGGAGCAATACCAGCAGACCAAGACCATCTGGTACGTGAACTAGCTTGAGGCCCGGCGCCGCCGGCGCGGCGCCGGGCGTTTTGCGCAGCACCCATCCAAAACAAAGGAGAGACGAGATGAAAACCATTTTCCCCCTGCGGGCGGCGCTCGCCGGCGCCGCGCTGCTGATCGGCGCCTGGCCGGCGGCCGCCGAAACCCTGGTCAAGATAGGCTTCGCCTCGCCCTTGTCCGGCCCGCAAGCCCATTACGGCAAGGACAATGAAAACGCCGCGCGGCTGGCGGTGGACGAATTGAACGCGCGCAAGCCGCAGATAGGCGGCCAGCCGGTGCGCTTCCAGTTGCTGGCGGAGGACGACCAGGCCGATCCGCGCATCGGCACCCAGGTGGCGCAACGCTTCGTCGACTCCGGCGTCAAGGCGGTGCTCGGCCATTTCAATTCCGGAGTGTCGATTCCGGCTGCGCGTCTTTACGCCGCCGCCGGCATTCCGCAGCTATCGGTGTCCACCAACCCGGCCTATACCCGGCAGGGCTACCGCACCGCCTTCCGGCTGGTGGGCAGCGACAGCCAGGTGGGCGCCGCGTTGGGCCGCTTCGCGGTGCAGACGCTGAAGGCGAGCAGCATTGTGGTGATAGACGACCGCACCGCCTACGGCCAGGGCATCGCCGACGAGTTCGCCAAGGCGGTGCAGGCCAGCGGCGGCAAGATCGCCCGCCGCGAGTACACCAACGACAAGGCCAGCGATTTTTCCGCCATCCTGACCGCGGTCAAGCCGCTGCGGCCGCAGGTGATCTTCTATGGCGGCGCCGACGCCCAGGCCGCGCCCATGGCCAAGCAGATGAAGCGGCTGGGTCTGGACGCGCGCCTGCTGGGCGGCGACATGCTGCAAACGCCCACCTTCCTCAGCCTGGCCGGCGACAGCGCCGGCGGCCACTTCGCCGGCATTCCCGGCGGCCAGTTGAACGACAGGCCGGCGGGCAAAGCCTTCCGCCAGCGCTATCAGGCGCGTTTCAAGCAGGATGTGGTGAGGCTGGGGCCGCAGTTCTACGACGGCATGATGATGGTGGCGGCCGCCATGCAGCAGGCGGGTTCGGTGGAACCGGCGCGTTTCATGCCGGTATTGGCCAAGCTCAGCTACGCCGGAGTCAGCACCGATTTTTCCTTTGACGCCAAGGGCGATCTCAACAAGGCGGCGGTGACGATTTCCGAAGTCAAGAACGGCCAGTGGACGACACGGGCGGTGATGCAGTGAGGCAGTGAAAGGAGGGTGGGATGAGGCGGTATGCCCAAGGACAATTGGATGAATGGCTGTCATTCGCGCGGGAGCTGGTGGCGGACAGCCGCGGCTTGCTGGCTTCCCGTACCGACTGGAGTTCGCAGTTCAAGCCGGACCGCACTCTGGTGACTCAACTGGATCTGGAGATTGAGCAAAAGCTGCGCGAGCGCATCCTGCGGCGTTATCCGGACCACGGCGTGCTGGGCGAGGAGTTCGGCGCCAGGGAGCGGGACGCGGAATGGCTGTGGGTGTTGGACCCCATCGACGGCACCGCCTCCTTCATGGCCGGCATGCCGGTCTACGGCAGCCTGATCGCGCTCTTGCATCAGGGCGTGCCGGTGCTGGGCGTGATCGATCAGCCGGCCACCGACGACTGCTGGATAGGCCGCCGCGGCCTGCCCACCTTGTTGTTCAAGCGCGACGGCGGCCGCGAATGCCGGACCCGAGCCTGCGCCAGCCTGGAGCGGGCCTTCGTCTCGGTCAGCAGCCCGGATTTTTTCCTGCCGGAAGAAAGGCCGGTATGGCAGGGCTTTTGCGAGCGCACGGGCTGGCGGGTCTACGGCGGCGCTTGCCGCAGCTACGGCCTGCTGGCTTCCGGCCGCACCGACCTGGCGCTGGACGCCGGCCTCAAGCTCTACGACTACGCGGCGATGCGGCCGGTGATCGAGGGCGCCGGCGGCGTGATCAGCGATTGGGAGGGCCGGGCGATCACGCTGGACAGCGGCAGCCGGGTAGTGGCGGCCGGCGATCCGGCCCGCCACCGCGAGGCGCTGGAGCTGATTCAGCGGCTGGCTTGAGGCAAGGCGCGCAAAGACGCGCCGGTCACAACGGCGCCGCCGTCGCGGCGGCGCGGACAGAGGAGAACGCACATGTCGCTGAGAACATGGCTGAGCTGGCTGCGTGCGCAGCCGGAGGCGCCGGTGGACAAGAACCAGGAGGAAATCAACGCCAGCTACCGCCATTGGCGCCTCCACATCATGTTGGGCTTGTACGCCGGCTACGCCGTCTACTATTTCACCCGCCGCAGTTTCAATTCCATCCTGCCGGCGATGCTGGACGATCTGGGCTGGGAGCGGGCCGCCGGCGGCGCCATCCTGTCGATGTTCTACATCGTCTACGGCGTGTCGCGCTTCGTGTCCGGCATGATGAGCGACTTCGCCAATCCGCGTTACTTCATGGGCCTGGGCCTGATCGCCACCGGCGTCATCAACATCCTGTTCGGCTTCAGCAGCAGCTTGCTGGCCTTCACCGCGCTGTGGACGCTGA
It contains:
- a CDS encoding aldehyde dehydrogenase — translated: MPLSKETVFEQARAGQLWAGLLIPGHEGKGARLDNRTPMDNSLIGHVAAGDAADVDAAVAAARAGFESGEWSRRPPAERKQTMQRWVALLQEHVEELAALDCIDAGKPITECLNTDLPATLDTFGWYAEAIDKCYGKVAPTGPEALGFIVKEPIGVVGAVLPWNFPAQMYAWKVAPALAAGNSVVVKPAKQTSLSAYRITQLAHQAGIPAAALTLVTGSGQSVGEALGRHPDVDMVSFTGSTEVGRLFLQYSAESNLKEVVLELGGKSPQLVFEDAELDEIVDDVLAAAFWNMSENCSCGSRLIVAASVKDALLEKLKRRLAGWKLGLPTDPTVQVGPLVEQAHFERVKAYLDAAKAEGARLVHGGRIHAELGSGWYIEPTIFDQVDAKMRVFQEEIFGPILAVSTFDSEEEAVRLANDSVYGLAASLYTRDVRRAQRVAAALRAGTVSVNGFSEGDITTPFGGFKQSGFGGRDKGLEALEQYQQTKTIWYVN
- a CDS encoding branched-chain amino acid ABC transporter substrate-binding protein; this translates as MKTIFPLRAALAGAALLIGAWPAAAETLVKIGFASPLSGPQAHYGKDNENAARLAVDELNARKPQIGGQPVRFQLLAEDDQADPRIGTQVAQRFVDSGVKAVLGHFNSGVSIPAARLYAAAGIPQLSVSTNPAYTRQGYRTAFRLVGSDSQVGAALGRFAVQTLKASSIVVIDDRTAYGQGIADEFAKAVQASGGKIARREYTNDKASDFSAILTAVKPLRPQVIFYGGADAQAAPMAKQMKRLGLDARLLGGDMLQTPTFLSLAGDSAGGHFAGIPGGQLNDRPAGKAFRQRYQARFKQDVVRLGPQFYDGMMMVAAAMQQAGSVEPARFMPVLAKLSYAGVSTDFSFDAKGDLNKAAVTISEVKNGQWTTRAVMQ
- a CDS encoding inositol monophosphatase family protein — protein: MRRYAQGQLDEWLSFARELVADSRGLLASRTDWSSQFKPDRTLVTQLDLEIEQKLRERILRRYPDHGVLGEEFGARERDAEWLWVLDPIDGTASFMAGMPVYGSLIALLHQGVPVLGVIDQPATDDCWIGRRGLPTLLFKRDGGRECRTRACASLERAFVSVSSPDFFLPEERPVWQGFCERTGWRVYGGACRSYGLLASGRTDLALDAGLKLYDYAAMRPVIEGAGGVISDWEGRAITLDSGSRVVAAGDPARHREALELIQRLA